The genomic DNA CCTGTATGCATTCCTCACCAATGCTTCTTACAATTCTGTATCTCTTCTCAACCTCTTCACTCATCCTGTCGAATTAGTCAAGTTTTTGAATCCACCACACCAAttaccaaacaacaaacaatgcaACACTTCAAAATTGGACAagttatcaattttaaaaaataccataCCCTAAATTGATATAGCCGGACTAAGAGGAAACGCTCTAATCTCCATGAGAAAATCAAATAATCCAAACTTAAATTGAAGAGCTAAACTGATGATGGGAAGAAAACTCACTGTAATCCAGCGGAGGAAGAAGGTGCCTGACTTGATGAAACGGAAACAGTCTCCATTTCCGACGAAAGTTTGTTAACGGTCTCCGAAGATTGGTCCGCCATCAAAAACTAGCCGGCGGCGAACGAaggcttgttagggttttttcttttttccaccAAATTGCGAACTGTGCCGGAGTTAACGTGGAACAGAACGCCACTACGCTTCACGTTTCTTCACGGTTTGATTTCggttttccttaattttttgttttggtttaatccGGTTAgcttaaaagataaaaacaagcACATGCGAAattaggaaatatttgcttaaaATGTTAATTGGAATTTAATATTGGGCCTTAAGCTTTATATAATTTAGGAAAGGCCCATTAGATATATAAATGAGTACGGGTCTTTGTAATCAATGGTGTGGTTTCGATACCAAACGTATTCTGGGAGAGATCAGGAGGACTCAACCAAAACAGCCAGCTTCCGTCCTCCGATCACGCCGCAGTAAATTTTACCACACTCTGGGTTTGTTTACCTCGCCGGAGACTTCAAGATGTCTGATTCCGACATGGACATTGACGATGATGAGGTCGAACAAAAGGTGCAAGTACATACAATTGGAGGCGAATCTCAATTGCTTCATAAACCAATTCAAGCTCCCAATCCCCAGAACGGTTAGTATTTGATTGAATTCGTGATTTGGTGCACGgttttgttgattgattgtgTCAAAGTTTGTGAATTGATTTGATGGAAACACCTATTCTAATTGGAACTGATGAATTTATTTGTTCTAGAAGACAAGAGAGAATTATTAAAATTGACTAGATTTAGCTCTGATGAGAGGTTCGAAGACTTGAATGGTTTTGGTTGTAATTAGATTGTCACTGAAGCTCTCTTGTAAAAATTGTAGCTTTAACACGAAGTAGGCAAGTTCATTTACTGTTACAGTCTTACAGAACTCAaagttttgtacttttgtttctGTAGGAAACTCTTTTGTTCATTCAAACTCGTCCCATGTAGATGTGAAGAGGCATTCTGTAACAACACCTTCAAATGAGCAAGCAAATATCATAAAGGAACAAGCTTTTGCTCAAGATAATGGAACTTTATCAAGGTTATGGCAAATTTTTTTCCTGTTAAAGTTTTACTGAAACTGAGCTTAGGAGTATGAGCCTTCTGTATTTTCCATGTTTTTGAAGTCATTATACTGAAAGATGATTCGTTTCTCAGATTTCCTGCTCCGGGTATAACGCCAAACAGTTTTTTCCCTGCCGCCGGTGAAGGGAATGAGCCAGAACAAAAACGTGCAGCTCATCTCTGCAAGTTTTTTGCTAAAGGGTGGTGTTTCAACGGGGTTTCCTGCAAGTTTCTACATGTGAAAGAGAATTCAAATTGCACTAGTCAACAACAGCCGGAAAATAACATGGCTGGAAGCAGTTATATCCAGTCTGATGTAGGTATGTAGTACcattggaatattcttttgaagattttgatatttgtgaTCCTGTGTTGAAGCAGTTCCAACAATATAGAGGTCGTTGAATACTTCTGGCCTTGTGGGGGTTAATTGCTCTTCATGAATTAACAAATACattattttgcttttgtttattcAGCAAGAAGAATATCAGACAGCAATNATCATAAAGGAACAAGCTTTTGCTCAAGATAATGGAACTTTATCAAGGTTATGGCAAATTTTTTTCCTGTTAAAGTTTTACTGAAACTGAGCTTAGGAGTATGAGCCTTCTGTATTTTCCATGTTTTTGAAGTCATTATACTGAAAGATGATTCGTTTCTCAGATTTCCTGCTCCGGGTATAACGCCAAACAGTTTTTTCCCTGCCGCCGGTGAAGGGAATGAACCAGAACAAAAACGTGCAGCTCATCTCTGCAAGTTTTTTGCTAAAGGGTGGTGTTTCAACGGGGTTTCCTGCAAGTTTCTACATGTGAAAGAGAATTCAAATTGCACTAGTCAACAACAGCCGGAAAATAACATGGCTGGAAGCAGTTATATCCAGTCTGATGTAGGTATGTAGTACcattggaatattcttttgaagattttgatatttgtgaTCCTGTGTTGAAGCAGTTCCAACAATATAGAGGTCGTTGAATACTTCTGGCCTTCTGAGGGTTAATTGCTCTTCAtgaattaacaaataaattattttggttttcttattttatttagaaagaaGAATATCGAACAGCATTAGAGTTTCCCACTTAATGGAAAATGGCGTGACACCTTCGCATACCAGAGAGGATTTATCTTTCGTGAATCCCCCAGGTTCTCAGAGAGTTTTCTCCTCCATGTCTTTCGTCAATCCCCCAGGTTCTCAGAGAGTTTTCCCGTTCAATAACGAGATGCGCTTTTTGCCTTCGTCTGAAAACATAGGAAGAGAGAGTTTGCAGCAAACGTGTGGTGCTGCTTTCACTGACAACAGGTCTCTAGTTATTAATAACAGCAATTCCTTCACATTGAGAAGCAGCTTTGTTCATCATGAGCATAGATCTCCTATCAGTTCCTATTTAAAACCAGACATTGGATCCTCTGGACCAGCCTGGACAGGATCTTTGTCCAGTTCTGTAGCTTCTGTTCCCATGAATGAGGGTGCTTCTACCGTGGCGAACTTTAAAAAGGAGGATAATATATATGGATCTCGATCACTTCCAACGCTGCAAGAGAGTCAGGCAGCTGTTTCTTCTGAGAAAGGTGCAGCAGGCAACACAACTAGCAGTAGAAAGAAAGTTTCTTCAGATGATTGGGAACCTTCTGAACCCTTTAAAGCATCGTTTACAATTCCACCTTATATACTTCCCTCGTCTGATGCCCTCTACGATCCTTTCACGGATATAGAGAATCTAGGAGACAGATCTCGTAATGCTTCATTGTCAAGTAAAGGAGAACAGGCACGGAAAAATTCTCGCCAGCAGAAAGATGGTGATTCTGGTAGTGGTACCCAAGCACGGGAATGCAAGAATGATGATAAAAGCAGTTCATGCAGTCAAAATCAACACCAAGAAAGTGTGGCGAGAAGGAGTTTGGAACCACATGGAGTAGTGGAAGGGGTGGCTACTTCAGTGGTTGATCAAAATGACACAGCAACACCTAGTAAAGAGATTTCTTCGGCGGCAGCTGCAGAGAATAGAGTTGTTTTGAAAAGGAGCAAGCCTGCAGGGCATGATGCTTGGCATAGAAGTGATGGGTCTTCATATAAAAAGACATTGAAATCAGATGAGATAGATGGTGAAGTGAGGTCAGATGCGGAGATAAAAGTAATGAGACAATTCCGAACTGCAGTTGTGGAAACCGTTAAAGAAATGTTGAAACCGTTGTGGCGTGAAGGTCGTCTTACCAAAGATGTGCATAACATGATAGTTAAAAAAGCTGCGGAGAAGGTAGTAAGCGCCGCAGTCCAGTTTCATCAGGTGCCAACTGACACCGGATCAGTTGATCAGTATCTTGGTTTGTCTGCAACCAAAATTGTGAAGCTTGTCGAGGTGAGTTTCTTAGACCGAAATTAAACACAAATGACCAGGGGTAAGCATTGNAGGGGAATAATATATGTGGATCTCGATCACTTCCAACGCTTCAAGAGAGTCAGGCAGCTGTTTCTTCTGAGAAAGGTGCAGCATGCAACACAACTAGCAGTAAAAAGAAAGTTTCTTCAGACGATTGGGAACCTTCTGAACCCTTTAAAGCATCGTTTACAATTCCACCTTATATACTTCCCTCGTCTGATGCCCTCTACGATCCTTTCACGGATATAGAGAATCTAGGAGACAGATCTCTTAATGCTTCATTGTCAAGTAAAGGAGAACAGGCACGGAAAAATTCTCGCCAGCAGAAAGATGGTGATTCTGGTAGTGGTACCCAAGCACGGGAATGCAAGAATGATGATAAAAGCAGTTCATGCAGTCAAAATCAACACCAAGAAAGTGTGGCGAGAAGGAGTTTGGAAGCACATGGAGTAGTGGAAGGGGTGGCTACTTCAGTGGTTGATCAAAATGATACAACAACTCCTAGTAAAGAGATTTCTTCGGTAGCAGCTGCAGAGAATAGAGTTGTTTTGAAAAGGAGCAAACCTGCAGGGCATGATGCTTGGCATAGAAGTGATGGGTCTTCATATAAAAAGACATTGAAATCAGATGAGATAGATGGTGAAGTGAGGTCAGATGCAGAGATAAAAGTAATGAGACAATTCCGAACTGCAGTTGTGGAAACCGTTAAAGAAATGTTGAAACCGTTGTGGCGTGAAGGTCGTCTTACCAAAGATGTGCATAACATGATAGTTAAAAAAGCTGCGGAAAAGGTAGTAAGCGCCGCAGTCCAGTTTCATCAGGTGCCAACTGACACCGGATCAGTTGATCAGTATCTTGGTTTGTCTGCAACCAAAATTGTGAAGCTTGTCGAGGTGAGTTTCTTAGACCGAAATTAAACATAAATGACCAGGGGTAAGCATTGTTGCCTGATAATCTGAAAACTTCCTCTATTCATTTGCAGGGGTACGTTGAAAAGTACGGTAAACCCTGAGTTATCAAACCAAATGCCACTTTGGTGGCGATGGCAATGAGCTCGAATGGACGAGATTCTTGTAAATTATGTCATCCTTTCTTTTTCGTCAATTAGGATTTAGTACGTACCACCTAAATTCTTTTGGATCTCCATTTTCTATCCTTTAAAAATAATGGAACAAGGTTGGAAGTGGAGCTTGGTGGAggatatgtgtatatatacaattGTAAAACTCTTCAAAGCTTAAATTagactttaaaaagtttttcacCCTTGCAAAGATGATAGATACATATAGAGGTGGTTGCTTTGGAAGCAGATGGAGGGGAAAACAGGGAGAGACCGAATAATGAATGTTTTAAGGTATGTTCTCGATCATCTTGACTTTGTCNTGGAGTAGTGGAAGGGGTGGCTACTTCAGTGGTTGATCAAAATGACACAGCAACACCTAGTAAAGAGATTTCTTCGGCGGCAGCTGCAGAGAATAGAGTTGTTTTGAAAAGGAGCAAGCCTGCAGGGCATGATGCTTGGCATAGAAGTGATGGGTCTTCATATAAAAAGACATTGAAATCAGATGAGATAGATGGTGAAGTGAGGTCAGATGCAGAGATAAAAGTAATGAGACAATTCCGAACTGCAGTTGTGGAAACCGTTAAAGAAATGTTGAAACCGTTGTGGCGTGAAGGTCGTCTTACCAAAGATGTGCATAACATGATAGTTAAAAAAGCTGCGGAGAAGGTAGTAAGCGCCGCAGTCCAGTTTCATCAGGTGCCAACTGACACCGGATCAGTTGATCAGTATCTTGGTTTGTCTGCAACCAAAATTGTGAAGCTTGTCGAGGTGAGTTTCTTAGACCGAAATTAAACANNNNNNNNNNNNNNNNNNNNNNNNNNNNNNNNNNNNNNNNNNNNNNNNNNNNNNNNNNNNNNNNNNNNNNNNNNNNNNNNNNNNNNNNNNNNNNNNNNNNNNNNNNNNNNNNNNNNNNNNNNNNNNNNNNNNNNNNNNNNNNNNNNNNNNNNNNNNNNNNNNNNNNNNNNNNNNNNNNNNNNNNNNNNNNNNNNNNNNNNNNNNNNNNNNNNNNNNNNNNNNNNNNNNNNNNNNNNNNNNNNNNNNNNNNNNNNNNNNNNNNNNNNNNNNNNNNNNNNNNNNNNNNNNNNNNNNNNNNNNNNNNNNNNNNNNNNNNNNNNNNNNNNNNNNNNNNNNNNNNNNNNNNNNNNNNNNNNNNNNNNNNNNNNNNNNNNNNNNNNNNNNNNNNNNNNNNNNNNNNNNNNNNNNNNNNNNNNNNNNNNNNNNNNNNNNNNNNNNNNNNNNNNNNNNNNNNNNNNNNNNNNNNNNNNNNNNNNNNNNNNNNNNNNNNNNNNNNNNNNNNNNNNNNNNNNNNNNNNNNNNNNNNNNNNNNNNNNNNNNNNNNNNNNNNNNNNNNNNNNNNNNNNNNNNNNNNNNNNNNNNNNNNNNNNNNNNNNNNNNNNNNNNNNNNNNNNNNNNNNNNNNNNNNNNNNNNNNNNNNNNNNNNNNNNNNNNNNNNNNNNNNNNNNNNNNNNNNNNNNNNNNNNNNNNNNNNNNNNNNNNNNNNNNNNNNNNNNNNNNNNNNNNNNNNNNNNNNNNNNNNNNNNNNNNNNNNNNNNNNNNNNNNNNNNNNNNNNNNNNNNNNNNNNNNNNNNNNNNNNNNNNNNNNNNNNNNNNNNNNNNNNNNNNNNNNNNNNNNNNNNNNNNNNNNNNNNNNNNNNNNNNNNNNNNNNNNNNNNNNNNNNNNNNNNNNNNNNNNNNNNNNNNNNNNNNNNNNNNNNNNNNNNNNNNNNNNNNNNNNNNNNNNNNNNNNNNNNNNNNNNNNNNNNNNNNNNNNNNNNNNNNNNNNNNNNNNNNNNNNNNNNNNNNNNNNNNNNNNNNNNNNNNNNNNNNNNNNNNNNNNNNNNNNNNNNNNNNNNNNNNNNNNNNNNNNNNNNNNNNNNNNNNNNNNNNNNNNNNNNNNNNNNNNNNNNNNNNNNNNNNNNNNNNNNNNNNNNNNNNNNNNNNNNNNNNNNNNNNNNNNNNNNNNNNNNNNNNNNNNNNNNNNNNNNNNNNNNNNNNNNNNNNNNNNNNNNNNNNNNNNNNNNNNNNNNNNNNNNNNNNNNNNNNNNNNNNNNNNNNNNNNNNNNNNNNNNNNNNNNNNNNNNNNNNNNNNNNNNNNNNNNNNNNNNNNNNNNNNNNNNTTGCTTTGGAAGCAGATGGAGGGGAAAACAGGGAGAGACCGAATAATGAATGTTTTAAGGTATGTTCTCGATCATCTTGACTTTGTCTAATTGTTTGCATACAAAACCAACCAGGTTCATTAGTGATTAGTTTTTCTAGCATGTTAACCTCAAAACACCATGTACAAACTTCAAAATAAGCCTAGCTTATCCAACTAAGGAGAT from Camelina sativa cultivar DH55 chromosome 7, Cs, whole genome shotgun sequence includes the following:
- the LOC104700053 gene encoding protein FRIGIDA-ESSENTIAL 1-like isoform X2; this translates as MSDSDMDIDDDEVEQKVQVHTIGGESQLLHKPIQAPNPQNGNSFVHSNSSHVDVKRHSVTTPSNEQANIIKEQAFAQDNGTLSRFPAPGITPNSFFPAAGEGNEPEQKRAAHLCKFFAKGWCFNGVSCKFLHVKENSNCTSQQQPENNMAGSSYIQSDVERRISNSIRVSHLMENGVTPSHTREDLSFVNPPGRESLQQTCGAAFTDNRSLVINNSNSFTLRSSFVHHEHRSPISSYLKPDIGSSGPAWTGSLSSSVASVPMNEGASTVANFKKEDNIYGSRSLPTLQESQAAVSSEKGAAGNTTSSRKKVSSDDWEPSEPFKASFTIPPYILPSSDALYDPFTDIENLGDRSRNASLSSKGEQARKNSRQQKDGDSGSGTQARECKNDDKSSSCSQNQHQESVARRSLEPHGVVEGVATSVVDQNDTATPSKEISSAAAAENRVVLKRSKPAGHDAWHRSDGSSYKKTLKSDEIDGEVRSDAEIKVMRQFRTAVVETVKEMLKPLWREGRLTKDVHNMIVKKAAEKVVSAAVQFHQVPTDTGSVDQYLGLSATKIVKLVEVSFLDRN
- the LOC104700053 gene encoding protein FRIGIDA-ESSENTIAL 1-like isoform X1 — protein: MSDSDMDIDDDEVEQKVQVHTIGGESQLLHKPIQAPNPQNGNSFVHSNSSHVDVKRHSVTTPSNEQANIIKEQAFAQDNGTLSRFPAPGITPNSFFPAAGEGNEPEQKRAAHLCKFFAKGWCFNGVSCKFLHVKENSNCTSQQQPENNMAGSSYIQSDVERRISNSIRVSHLMENGVTPSHTREDLSFVNPPGSQRVFSSMSFVNPPGSQRVFPFNNEMRFLPSSENIGRESLQQTCGAAFTDNRSLVINNSNSFTLRSSFVHHEHRSPISSYLKPDIGSSGPAWTGSLSSSVASVPMNEGASTVANFKKEDNIYGSRSLPTLQESQAAVSSEKGAAGNTTSSRKKVSSDDWEPSEPFKASFTIPPYILPSSDALYDPFTDIENLGDRSRNASLSSKGEQARKNSRQQKDGDSGSGTQARECKNDDKSSSCSQNQHQESVARRSLEPHGVVEGVATSVVDQNDTATPSKEISSAAAAENRVVLKRSKPAGHDAWHRSDGSSYKKTLKSDEIDGEVRSDAEIKVMRQFRTAVVETVKEMLKPLWREGRLTKDVHNMIVKKAAEKVVSAAVQFHQVPTDTGSVDQYLGLSATKIVKLVEVSFLDRN
- the LOC109125382 gene encoding protein FRIGIDA-ESSENTIAL 1-like, giving the protein ALXGNNICGSRSLPTLQESQAAVSSEKGAACNTTSSKKKVSSDDWEPSEPFKASFTIPPYILPSSDALYDPFTDIENLGDRSLNASLSSKGEQARKNSRQQKDGDSGSGTQARECKNDDKSSSCSQNQHQESVARRSLEAHGVVEGVATSVVDQNDTTTPSKEISSVAAAENRVVLKRSKPAGHDAWHRSDGSSYKKTLKSDEIDGEVRSDAEIKVMRQFRTAVVETVKEMLKPLWREGRLTKDVHNMIVKKAAEKVVSAAVQFHQVPTDTGSVDQYLGLSATKIVKLVEGYVEKYGKP